In one window of Cryptococcus depauperatus CBS 7841 chromosome 3, complete sequence DNA:
- a CDS encoding 6,7-dimethyl-8-ribityllumazine synthase: MTDATIKGLSPSEKSYDGTNFRIAIVHARWNDTVIQALLAGTMKKLKEQGVKEGNIVIKSVPGSYELPFAAKKLIEAGKTQSANAAPSMLQSSTNLLSLIDNNSSSPTASASQGQPVANGSTAPFDAVIAIGCLIKGSTMHFEYICEAVSQGLMKVQLESGTPVVFGVLTVLNDEQALVRAGVGSGENKGHNHGEDWGLAAVELAAQSKEWERGIL, from the exons ATGACTGACGCTACTATCAAGGGACTTTCTCCTTCTGAAAAGTCTTATGATGGTACAAATTTCCGTATTGCTATCGTACACGCCAGGTGGAACGATACTGTGATTCAAGCCCTTCTTGCTGGCACAATGAAAAAGCTCAAGGAACAAGGGGTCAAGGAGGGAAATATTGTCATCAAGAGTGTTCCAGGAAGCTATGAGCTTCCATTTGCTGCCAAAAA ATTGATTGAGGCTGGCAAGACTCAATCTGCCAACGCTGCCCCTTCTATGCTTCAATCCAGCACAAACTTACTCTCACTTATTGACAACAATTCCTCTTCCCCAACGGCGTCTGCTTCTCAAGGACAACCTGTTGCCAATGGCTCAACTGCTCCTTTTGATGCTGTTATTGCCATTGGATGTCTCATCAAAGGTTCTACCATGCATTTTGAGTATATTTGTGAGGCAGTTTCTCAAGGCTTGATGAAAGTTCAGCTCGAAAGCGGTACTCCGGTTGTGTTTGGAGTCTTGACGGTTTTAAATGATGAACAAGCTCTTGTGAGAGCCGGTGTTGGTAGTGGAGAAAACAAGGGACATA ACCATGGAGAGGACTGGGGCCTGGCAGCCGTCGAACTTGCAGCTCAGAGTAAAGAGTGGGAAAGGGGTATTTTGTAG
- a CDS encoding ketol-acid reductoisomerase, mitochondrial gives MSVARSSSSALKQAVRTAAPNASRQVARRSYSLLAGAAPKAMMASRLGAIRGVKTLDFAGTKEVVYERADWPLDKLQDYFKNDTLAMIGYGSQGHGQSLNARDNGLKVIVGVRKGGESWKQAQEDGWVPGETLFDIPEAINKGTIIMNLLSDAAQSQTWNEIAPLITKGKTLYFSHGFSVVYKEDTHVIPPKDVDVILVAPKGSGRTVRTLFLEGRGINSSIAVFQDVTGKAQEKAIALGIAVGSGYLYETTFEKEVYSDLYGERGVLMGGIQGMFLAQYEVLRKNGHSPSEAFNETVEEATQSLFPLIGKYGMDYMYNACSTTARRGALDWAPKFKEANLPVFEALYKSVKDGSETRRSLEFNSRKTYREDLQKELDLIDNQEIWRAGKTVRALRPDANTDEL, from the exons ATGTCTGTCGCCAGATCCTCCTCCAGCGCTCTCAAGCAAGCTGTCAGAACCGCTGCTCCCAATGCATCTAGACAGGTTGCCAGGAGGTCCTACTCCCTCCTCGCTGGCGCTGCCCCCAAGGCCATGATGGCGTCCCGTCTCGGC GCTATCCGTGGTGTCAAGACTCTTGACTTTGCCGGCACCAAGGAGGTCGTCTATGAGCGTGCCGATTGGCCTCTTGACAAACTTCAAGA CTACTTCAAGAACGACACCCTCGCTATGATTGGTTACGGTTCTCAGGGTCACGGTCAATCTTTGAACGCTCGTGACAATGGCCTCAAGGTCATTGTTGGTGTTCGAAAGGGAGGCGAGTCCTGGAAGCAGGCTCAGGAGGATGGATGGGTTCCTGGAGAGACTCTTTTCGACATTCCCGAGGCGATCAACAAGGGTACCATCATCATGAATCTTCTTTCCGACGCTGCTCAGTCTCAGACTTGGAACGAGATTGCTCCTCTCATCACCAAGGGTAAGACCCTCTACTTCTCCCACGGTTTTTCTGTCGTCTACAAGGAAGAT ACTCACGTTATCCCTCCCAAAGACGTTGACGTTATCCTTGTTGCTCCCAAGGGTTCTGGGCGAACCGTCCGAACGCTTTTCCTTGAGGGTCGTGGTATCAACTCTTCCATCGCCGTTTTCCAGGACGTAACTGGCAAGGCGCAGGAGAAGGCCATTGCCCTCGGTATCGCTGTTGGTTCAGGTTATCTTTACGAAACCACATTCGAGAAGGAGGTCTATTCAGACCTTTATGGAGAGCGTGGTGTC CTTATGGGCGGTATCCAGGGCATGTTCCTCGCCCAATACGAGGTCCTCAGGAAGAATGGCCACAGCCCCTCTGAGGCCTTCAACGAGACTGTTGAGGAGGCCACTCAgtctcttttccctctgATTGGCAAATATGGTATGGACTACATGTACAACGCCTGTTCGACTACCGCTCGTCGTGGTGCTCTTGACTGGGCTCCCAAGTTCAAGGA GGCCAACCTTCCTGTCTTTGAGGCCCTCTACAAGTCTGTCAAAGATGGTTCTGAGACCCGACGATCTCTCGAGTTCAACTCTCGTAAAACTTACCGTGAGGACCTCCAAAAGGAGCTCGATCTTATCGACAACCAAGAGATCTGGAGGGCTGGCAAGACTGTTCGAGCTCTCAGA CCTGATGCCAATACGGACGAGCTCTAA
- a CDS encoding acyl-protein thioesterase 1 encodes MTAPLKHLKLSPKEAHTATVIFLHGLGDSGHGWLPVAKMLWNSFPNVKWILPHAPSIPITLNRGMTMPGWFDLSDLSCLDKPEFDDEKGMLETLKSVDALIQAEVDAGIPEDRIILGGFSQGGAVSLLGGITTNRKLGGVIGLSCWVPLSHKVEQMKSQHSQEMPIFWGHGTNDPVVNYSIGQRSIDCLSHQLGYTVLPKGVTFARPGIRFESYPGMGHSSSPKEIEDLKAWLIEALS; translated from the exons ATGACAGCTCCGTTAAAACACTTGAAGCTTTCTCCCAAAGAAGCGCATACTGCAACTGTCATTTTCCTTCAT GGTTTGGGCGACAGTG GTCATGGCTGGCTTCCTGTAGCCAAAATGCTCTGGAATTCTTTTCCTAACGTCAAATGGATCCTTCCTCATGCCCCTTCCATTCCCATCACTCTCAATAGAGGTATGACCATGCCGGGCTGGTTCGATCTCTCTGATCTTTCTTGCCTCGATAAGCCCGAATTTGACGATGAGAAGGGAATGTTGGAAACATTAAAGAGTGTAGATGCGTTGATACAGGCCGAAGTGGATGCTGGGATACCAGAGGACAGGATTATCTTGGGAGGTTTTTCACAGGGCGGAGCGGTTTCGCTTCTTGGTGGAATAACCACAAATAGAAAGCTGGGTGGTGTGATAGGATTGAGTTGCTGGGTACCATTAAGCCACAAGGTTGAGCAA atgaagagtcAACATTCTCAAGAAATGCCCATATTCTGGGGACATGGAACCAATGATCCTGTTGTTAATTACTCAA TCGGCCAACGATCAATAGACTGTCTCTCGCATCAGCTTGGATATACTGTCCTTCCTAAAGGCGTCACCTTTGCCCGCCCAGGAATTCGGTTCGAGTCATACCCTGGTATGGGTCACAGTTCCTCGCcgaaagagattgaggatCTTAAGGCGTGGTTGATAGAGGCACTCagttga
- a CDS encoding alanine-tRNA ligase — translation MLIASAAARPITAPIRQLLQLREATVFATRIPLKTSLKMRAADKPVLTAGAPHPWPAPEDWPAAKVRQTFIDYFVNQPGFEHTFWPSSCVIPFEDDSLLFINAGMNQYKPIFLGTADPKSDLSKLVRAVNSQKCIRAGGKHNDLDDVGKDTYHHTFFEMLGNWSFGDYFKIGSLTMAWDLLTRVYGLPKDRLYVTYFEGDAEQGVEPDIEAQQIWRDLGVPEAHILPGNTKDNFWEMGATGPCGPCSEIHFDRIGNRSVPELVNADDPDVIEVWNNVFIQYNRENSGKLRPLPAKHIDTGLGFERLVSVLHNVRSNYDTDVFTPIFTKIQELTGARPYGGKLGEDDKDGIDTAYRVIADHIRTLTIAISDGGVPDKDGRGYVLRRILRRGVRYASNKLNVKIGNFFSSLVPVAVDTLKGIFPEVNQKVEELKEILDEEEKSFARTLIRGEALFNKYASAAIEEKQTVLSGKDIWRLYDTYGFPVDLTQIMAEERGLNIDQKAFEEAKLESLEASKAGGKEKAGAQVKLDVHDLATLEANSAITKTDDSFKYQLDNIKATVKGIYHSSQFFDSTSKVPSNTPFGILLDRTNFYAESGGQEYDTGSISIDGKADFSVENVQVYNGYVLHLGQMEDGEFKVGDEVICSYDELRRWPIRNNHTGTHILNFALREVLGDHIDQKGSLVAPSKLRFDFSHGKAIAVSDLAKIEAICNEWIKKAAPVYSKELPLAEAYKIPGLRAVFGEAYPDPVRVVSIGFPLEEIAQNIEDSKWRSTSIEFCGGTHVAKTDVIRDFVIVEETSIAKGIRRIVAVTGKDAHEVSRKADEYKKKLERLNKLQGKEKEAAMKPFLTELGQSGISLIKKNSLKERFEKIQSELLAASKAKVAADSKVITEEIKAYFKQNPNDNVFTGSFDIGGNSKTLSAAVAAGKLLSKAVYVFSLDSETGKVAHVNFLPKEILEKKALDAKTWLNEVAKVIGGKGGGRDDSATGVGNEIAKIDEAVIVAKTIYKKRVEEA, via the exons ATGCTTATTGCATCTGCAGCAGCTCGCCCAATTACAGCTCCAATCCGACAGTTACTGCAGCTCCGAGAAGCCACTGTTTTTGCTACAAGAATACCTCTCAAGACCTCTTTAAAGATGCGCGCAGCCGACAAGCCTGTTTTAACCGCAGGAGCTCCTCACCCTTGGCCTGCCCCAGAAGACTGGCCTGCTGCCAAGGTTAGGCAGACGTTTATTGACTACTTTGTCAATCAGCCTGGGTTCGAGCACACTTTTTGGCCCTCTAGTTGCGTCATTCCATTTGAAGATgactctcttctctttatCAATGCT GGTATGAACCAGTACAAGCCTATTTTCCTCGGTACTGCTGACCCCAAGTCGGACCTCTCTAAACTTGTTCGAGCGGTAAACAGTCAGAAATGTATTCGCGCGGGTGGCAAGCACAATG ACCTTGATGATGTCGGGAAAGACACATATCACCACACTTTTTTTGAAATGCTAGGAAACTGGTCCTTTGGCGACTACTTTAAG ATCGGCAGTTTAACCATGGCATGGGATTTGCTCACTCGTGTATACGGCTTGCCCAAAGACAGATTATATGTGACTTATTTTGAGGGAGATGCTGAGCAGGGTGTAGAGCCAGATATCGAAGCTCA GCAAATATGGAGAGATCTTGGTGTACCAGAGGCCCACATTCTTCCTGGCAATACGAAGGACAATTTTTGGG AAATGGGGGCGACCGGTCCATGTGGTCCTTGCAG TGAAATCCATTTCGATCGAATTGGCAATCGTTCTGTCCCGGAATTAGTCAATGCTGACGACCCCGACGTCATTGAGGTCTGGAACAATGTTTTCATCCAATACAACCGTGAAAATTCGGGCAAGCTTCGACCCCTTCCTGCCAAGCATATTGACACAGGTTTGGGCTTCGAACGACTCGTATCTGTGCTCCATAACGTCCGATCCAACTACGATACTGATGTCTTTACCCCTATCTTTACCAAAATACAGGAGCTCACTGGGGCGCGACCTTATGGGGGCAAATTgggagaagatgataaGGATGGAATTGATACTGCTTACAGGGTTATTGCGGACCATATCAGGACTTTGACTATCGCTATCTCTGATGGCGGTGTCCCTGACAAGGACGGTCGAGGTTACGTCCTTCGACGTATTCTGCGGCGTGGTGTCCGATATGCCAGTAACAAACTCAACGTGAAGATTGgcaacttcttctcttccctcGTCCCTGTCGCCGTTGATACTCTCAAGGGCATTTTCCCCGAAGTTAATCAAAAAGTAGAAGAACTCAAGGAAATtcttgatgaggaagagaaatcCTTTGCTCGAACTTTAATTAGAGGTGAAGCGCTATTCAACAAGTACGCGTCTGCTGCCATTGAGGAGAAGCAAACTGTCCTCTCTGGCAAAGACATTTGGCGATTGTACGACACTTATGGTTTCCCTGTCGATCTCACTCAAATAATGGCTGAAGAGAGAGGCCTGAATATTGATCAGAAGGCATTTGAAGAGGCCAAGCTTGAATCACTTGAGGCTAGTAAAGCCGgtgggaaagagaaggctggTGCTCAGGTTAAACTTGATGTTCATGATTTGGCGACTTTAGAGGCAAACAGTGCAATTACAAAGACTGATGACTCTTTCAAATATC AACTCGACAACATCAAGGCTACAGTGAAGGGCATCTACCACTCCTCTCAATTCTTCGATTCTACATCCAAAGTCCCTTCCAACACTCCTTTTGGTATCCTGTTGGACCGAACCAACTTTTACGCGGAATCTGGTGGCCAAGAATATGATACTGGTTCAATCTCCATCGACGGCAAGGCTGATTTTAGTGTTGAAAACGTTCAGGTGTATAATGGCTATGTCTTGCACCTTGGGCAGATGGAAGATGGCGAGTTCAAGGTCGGCGATGAGGTTATCTGCTCTTACGACGAG CTTCGACGATGGCCAATACGAAACAACCACACTGGAACACATATTCTCAACTTTGCTCTTCGAGAAGTTCTTGGCGACCATATTGACCAAAAGGGTTCACTTGTTGCACCTTCCAAGCTTCGATTTGATTTCTCTCATGGCAAGGCTATTGCTGTCTCCGATCTAGCAAAAATCGAGGCTATTTGCAACGAGTGGATCAAGAAAGCCGCTCCTGTGTATTCCAAAGAGCTACCCTTGGCCGAAGCTTACAAAATTCCTGGTTTACGAGCCGTTTTTGGAGAGGCTTATCCCGATCCTGTCCGAGTTGTATCTATTGGTTTCCCTCTCGAGGAAATTGCACAAAACATTGAAGACTCTAAATGGCGTTCAACCAGTATTGAGTTTTGTGGCGGCACTCACGTTGCCAAAACCGATGTGATTAGAGACTTCGTCATTGTCGAAGAGACCTCCATCGCTAAGGGCATTCGACGAATAGTCGCTGTCACAGGCAAGGATGCTCATGAGGTATCTAGGAAAGCAGACGAGTACAAGAAGAAACTGGAAAGGCTTAACAAATTACAAGgcaaggagaaggaagcgGCTATGAAGCCATTCTTAACAGAGCTTGGTCAAAGTGGAATCTCTCTTATCAAAAAGAACAGTTTAAAGGAGCgatttgaaaagattcaaaGCGAACTTCTCGCCGCTTCCAAAGCCAAAGTTGCTGCTGATTCCAAAGTT ATTACGGAGGAAATCAAGGCTTACTTCAAGCAAAACCCGAATGATAATGTTTTTACTGGATCATTCGATATAGGAGGTAACTCCAAG ACTTTAAGTGCCGCCGTTGCAGCCGGCAAGTTACTATCCAAGGCTGTCTATGTTTTCAGCTTGGATTCCGAGACTGGCAAGGTCGCCCATGTAAATTTTTTGCCGAAAGAAattcttgaaaagaaagctcTTGACGCTAAAACATGGCTGAATGAGGTTGCTAAGGTTATCGGCGGAAAG GGTGGTGGTCGAGATGACAGTGCGACGGGCGTGGGTAATGAGATTGCAAAAATTGACGAGGCCGTCATCGTCGCCAAGACCATCTATAAGAAGAGGGTTGAGGAAGCGTAG